The Mesomycoplasma ovipneumoniae genome includes a region encoding these proteins:
- the ffh gene encoding signal recognition particle protein, giving the protein MLDFLTNRIQSSLKKIQKSVTINEQDLAEIIREIRLALLEADVNLLVVKNFIAQVKNQVLTNGLTSKLNPQQEFLKILHQNLVSVLGVSAKPINFAKNPTTIMLVGLQGSGKTTTTAKLAVYARQKNFSKKILLVACDTYRPAAIDQLKQLGKQVSIDVFYIEKNPVEIAKDALIYSRNNNYDLVIFDTAGRLSINSELMSELVEIKKAVKPDQILFVLDALSGQDIINVAETFHKEINLTGSIITKLDSNARAGAALSITHLLKIPILFIGSGEKISALELFHPNRIADRILGMGDVMSLLEQAEENIDKQAVKKLSHRMFSGQFNLDDLLNSLAQIQKIGKFSKIIKMIPGLSGKINASQIDEVEQKMKLYKILISSMTHEERKKPKLLKNPSRRNRIIRGSGRTGAEFNRLINEFESMSKKMSEFSSKNINFDSFFK; this is encoded by the coding sequence ATGTTAGATTTTTTGACCAATAGAATTCAGTCATCTTTAAAAAAAATTCAGAAATCTGTAACCATTAATGAGCAAGATTTAGCAGAAATTATTCGTGAAATTCGTCTTGCTTTACTTGAGGCTGACGTTAATTTATTAGTTGTTAAAAATTTTATTGCTCAGGTTAAAAATCAGGTTTTAACTAACGGGCTGACTTCCAAACTTAATCCCCAACAAGAATTTTTGAAAATATTACACCAAAATTTAGTTTCAGTTCTTGGAGTTAGTGCAAAACCTATTAATTTTGCTAAAAATCCAACAACAATAATGCTAGTTGGTCTTCAAGGTTCAGGAAAAACTACAACTACGGCAAAACTCGCAGTTTATGCTCGTCAAAAAAATTTTTCAAAAAAAATTTTACTAGTAGCTTGTGATACTTACCGTCCTGCAGCGATTGATCAATTGAAACAATTAGGTAAACAAGTTTCAATTGATGTTTTTTATATCGAAAAAAATCCTGTTGAAATTGCAAAAGATGCCCTAATTTATAGCAGAAATAACAATTATGACCTTGTTATTTTTGATACCGCCGGCCGTCTTTCAATTAATTCTGAACTGATGAGCGAGTTAGTTGAAATTAAAAAAGCTGTAAAACCTGATCAAATTCTTTTTGTTCTTGATGCCCTTTCTGGTCAAGATATAATAAATGTTGCCGAAACTTTTCATAAAGAAATTAATTTAACTGGGTCAATTATTACAAAATTAGACTCAAATGCGCGTGCAGGGGCGGCCCTTTCAATTACACATTTGCTTAAAATTCCAATTTTATTTATCGGTTCAGGTGAAAAAATTTCTGCCTTAGAACTATTTCACCCCAACAGAATTGCCGACCGAATTTTAGGCATGGGTGATGTGATGTCACTTTTAGAACAGGCTGAAGAAAATATTGACAAACAAGCTGTTAAAAAATTGTCTCATCGTATGTTTTCAGGTCAATTTAATTTAGATGACCTTCTAAATAGTCTTGCTCAAATTCAAAAAATTGGAAAATTTTCGAAAATAATAAAAATGATTCCTGGATTATCAGGCAAAATTAACGCAAGTCAGATTGATGAAGTTGAGCAAAAAATGAAACTTTATAAAATTTTAATCTCATCAATGACTCATGAAGAACGCAAAAAACCAAAACTTTTAAAAAATCCATCTCGCAGGAATCGAATTATTCGCGGTTCAGGTCGAACAGGTGCTGAATTTAACCGTTTAATTAATGAGTTTGAATCAATGTCCAAAAA
- the tsf gene encoding translation elongation factor Ts, whose protein sequence is MLKIDKLAKIKELREITDAPFVDCKTALENSDYEINGAIKWLHENGKSKALKKADRIAAEGLVLATKCEKHALIFELNSETDFVAKNQNFVKLQGEIAKLLLENDFDNLETALTIKNPDSRTIAEMLIESTATMGEKITLRRVLKTKILEGQKVGLYTHSNGQIASVVVIDGGNCTVAKDISMHVSALKPEFNFESDLPQERLAEITQKVEDSLALDKNFEKKPEDIKQKIKRGKIEKELSEFVLEFQPLATDSAISVGKYLEQNSAKLVQAVRFEVGEGIEKQAVDFYTEVNSQIKEAK, encoded by the coding sequence ATGTTAAAAATAGATAAATTAGCAAAAATTAAAGAATTAAGAGAAATTACGGATGCTCCTTTTGTTGATTGCAAAACAGCTCTTGAAAACTCTGACTATGAAATAAATGGTGCTATTAAATGACTTCACGAAAATGGTAAGTCAAAAGCACTAAAAAAAGCTGACCGTATTGCCGCTGAAGGTTTAGTTTTAGCAACTAAATGTGAAAAACATGCCCTAATTTTTGAACTTAATTCAGAAACAGACTTTGTTGCTAAAAATCAAAACTTTGTAAAACTTCAAGGTGAAATTGCCAAATTACTTCTAGAAAATGACTTTGATAATTTAGAAACTGCCTTGACTATTAAAAATCCTGATTCCCGTACAATTGCAGAAATGTTAATCGAATCTACAGCAACTATGGGTGAAAAAATAACTTTGCGTCGGGTGCTAAAAACCAAAATTTTAGAAGGACAAAAAGTTGGACTTTATACACATTCTAACGGACAAATTGCTTCTGTTGTTGTTATAGATGGTGGAAATTGCACTGTTGCAAAAGATATTTCTATGCATGTTTCAGCTCTAAAACCAGAATTTAATTTTGAGTCCGATTTGCCTCAAGAAAGACTTGCAGAAATCACTCAAAAAGTTGAAGATTCACTTGCCTTAGATAAGAATTTTGAAAAGAAACCTGAAGACATCAAGCAAAAAATTAAACGTGGTAAGATTGAAAAAGAATTGTCAGAATTCGTTCTTGAATTTCAACCTTTAGCAACGGATAGCGCCATTTCTGTTGGTAAATATTTAGAACAAAATTCTGCTAAATTAGTCCAAGCTGTTCGCTTTGAAGTTGGTGAAGGCATCGAAAAACAAGCTGTGGATTTTTATACAGAAGTTAATTCACAAATAAAAGAAGCTAAATAA